The sequence CTGCTCTTCTACCTTGTTGATTTACTGCAACTGCTGTGTCGTTTATTATTCTTATCCAAGGTACAACTCCACCACTTGCATTGTAATATCCATTTACCATAGAACCTTTTGCTCTTATTCTTGAAACATTTACTCCTACTCCACCACCATTTTTACTAATTTTTGCTATTGAATCAATATTATAGAAAATAGATTCTATATTATCATCTATTGCTGTTATAAAGCAAGATGACAGGTTTCCATCAGGTATTCTTAAATTAGCGAGTATTGGTGTTGCTAATGATAATTTTCTAAGAGATAGTGCATTATAAAATTCTTTTACAATTTCTACTCTTGTTTCTCCCTCTTTTTCATTTAATGCTAACATCATAGATATAGCCATAAATGTTTCTTGAGGTAATTCATAAGTTTTTCCATCATATTTGATTAAATATCTATTAACAAGCATATTTGCACCAGCATAGTCATAAACCATATCTCTATTTATATCAATTAACTGTGCAATTTGATGTAACTCTTCTTCTGTATATGAAAGTAATCTTTCATCATAAAGCTCAAGTTCAGTCATTTTTCTAATTGTTTTAGAAAAATCTCCATAAGAAAATCCTCTTGAATGGTAAACTTCTCTCTCTGCTTCCATCATAAGTAATCTTCCTGCAACATAAGCCCAATCACTTTCTTCAAATGTTGTCATTGTAACTGCTGTATTTATTAAAGATGCTTGTATCTTTTGGGTTGTGATATTTTCTTCATAGATTGAGTCTATATTACTTTCAAGCTCAACCATATTTACTTCTAAGCCATCACAAGCTCTTAACAGTTTTTCTCTAATTTTTTCAATATTTAAGTCTTCAACTATGTTATCTCTATTGATAACTTTTCTTCTCTCCATAGACATTAAATCACCTTTAAAAAGGCTTCCATTGTGTATACATTATCATTGTATTCTATTACTGGTGCACTCATTATTCTTGCTTTACTTGCTACTATCATAAGTGTTTTCATATCTTCAATATATTCAAATTCAATATTTCTATCTATTAATATTCCTTTCAAAGATATACATTTACTACAATTTTCTTTTCCATAAACTTTTATCATTCTCTAACTCTCCTTAACCTCTATATTTTCCATATATTGTGTAAAAATAAAATAATAACACAATATATAGTGTTATAACTTTAATAATTCTATTACATTATCTAAAAAAAGTAAAGTAAATCTTTTTTGTTTAATATATAAAAAATATATTTTACTTTTATAGTTCTATTCAAATTATATTTCTTATTTAGCTTTTTTTATTGTTAAATATTATTTATAAAATATTTCTTTTATAGTTATTTTTTTTATGCTATAATCAAAAAGTATGAATTTAAAAGGTAGGAGAATTATGAAAAAATTATATGATTTAAGTTTGATTGAAAGAAATGATGTAGCGGAAAATACAATAGAATTAACTTTCACTAAACCAAGTGATTATGATTTTAAAATAGGACAATATACATTTTTGGATGTTGCTAACAAAAGAGAAAATAAAATTACAAGAGCGTTATCAATAGCTTCTCATCCTGATGAAGACATTTTAAGATTTGTTATGAGAATAAGTGATAGTGATTTTAAAACTAGATGTTTAGAAATGAAGAAAGGTGATAATGCAACTATTACTCAGGCAACTGGAAATTTTGGTTTTAAATTCTCTGATAAGGAAATTGTATTTCTAATTTCAGGTATAGGTATTGCTCCAATTATACCAATGCTTATGGAACTTGAAAAAATAAATTATCAAGGTAAAGTTAGTTTATTCTATTCTAATAGAACTTTAGCTAAAACTACTTATCATGAAAGATTACAAAATTTTAATATTAAAAATTATAATTATAATCCTGTGTTTACTGGTATACAACCTAGAATAAACATAGATTTATTAAAAGAAAAATTAAATGATATTTATAATTCAAATTATTATATTATAGGGACAAGTGATTTTATAAAGACTATGAAAACACTTTTAGAAGAAAATCATATTGATAAAAAAAATTATTTAGTTGATAATTTTGGGTAAAATACTTAAAGGGGAGTTATTTAAGCTTCCCTTTTATTCTATAATTATCTTATGTTTAAAAAATCTTTCTTGAAATTCCAATAAAGCTTCCATTTGTTCTATTGTATAGTTTCTATCTTTTGGAGCTACAATTAATTTATTTTCATTGTCATCAAATCTACAAATAATGGCTTTACACACTCCTTGAAATTCTTCAATAGGATAAAAAACTCCTAAAATATAAGCATCTATTTCTTCACCATCTTCACTTAAAGTATTAGGAATATAACCATAATTAACTGGATATATAAAATCAAAGTTAGGATGTTTTTCTCCTAATTTTCTATCAACTTTCACTAAAACTTCTTTATTAAGGTAAAATCTGTACTTTTCTATATCTTTTAACATAAAACTCACTCCTTAATATTAAGCTATAAAACTTTGATTAAAATAAACTTCTTTTAAAATTTTATCATATAAAATAAAAAAACACACTAATAAAGTGTGTTGATATTTAAAATGGCGCTTCCTAATGGACTCGAACCATTGACGCTGCGGTTAACAGCCGCATGCTCTACCGACTGAGCTAAGGAAGCAAATTGCTTGGCAAATCCATACTCTCCCAGGCCACTTCCAGCCAAGTACCATCAGCGTATATGGGCTTAACTTCTAGGTTCGGAATGTAACTAGGTGTACCCCCATAGCTATACTCACCAAGCATATGTATTTTATCACATAATATTCTTATGCGCAAGTCTGAATACTTGAAACTATATAGTAGATATTAGATTAAAACTTCGATAATTAGTATTGGTCAGCTAAATACATTGCTGTACTTACACCCCCAACCTATCAACCTCCTAGGCTCGAAGGTATCTTAAAGAATACTTATCTTGAAGTTAGTTTCCCGCTTAGATGCTTTCAGCGGTTATCTATTCCAAACGTGACTACCCAGCTGTGCCACTGGCGTGACAACTGGTACATCAGAGGTTTGTCCATCCCGGTCCTCTCGTACTAAGGACAGGTCTTCTCAATATTCTAACGCCTACAGTGGATAGGGACCGAACTGTCTCACGACGTTCTGAACCCAGCTCACGTACCGCTTTAATGGGCGAACAGCCCAACCCTTGGGACCTTCTCCAGCCCCAGGATGCGATGAGCCGACATCGAGGTGCCAAACCCTACCGTCGATATGGACTCTCGGGTAGGATCAGCCTGTTATCCCCAGGGTAGCTTTTATCCGTTGAGCGACGACCCTTCCATTCGGAATCGCCGGATCACTATGTCCTGCTTTCGCATCTGCTCGACCCGTCAGTCTTGCAGTCAAGCTCTCTTATGCCATTGCACTCTATGGTTGATTTCCATCCAACCTGAGAGAACCTTTGAACGCCTCCGTTACTCTTTCGGAGGCGACCGCCCCAGTCAAACTGCCCACCTAGCACTGTCTCCGTGGCTACAAACCACAGATTAGAATTTCAGCATTGAATGGTTGGTATTCCACCGATGACTCCGATACAGCTAGCGCCATATCATCTCAGTCTCCCAACTATCCTATACATGCAATGCCAAAACCCAATACCAAGCTACAGTAAAGCTCCATGGGGTCTTTCCGTCCTACTGTAGGTAACCGGTATCTTCACCGGTAATACAATTTCACCAGGCCTCCCGTCAAGACAGCGCTCAAATCATTACACCATTCGTGCAGGTCGGAACTTACCCGACAAGGAATTTCGCTACCTTAGGACCGTTATAGTTACGGCCGCCGTTCACTGGGGCTTCAATTCGGAGCTCTCACTCCTCCTCTTAACCTTCCAGCACTGGGCAGGTGTCAGCCCATATACATCGCCTTACAGCTTAGCATAGACCTGTGTTTTTGTTAAACAGTTGCTTGAGCCTCTTCACTGCGACCCTCGTGCGCTTTGTATCGCGTGTATACTCACACACAAGGGCTCCTCTTCTCCCGAAGTTACGAGGTTATTTTGCAGAGTTCCTTAACGAGAGTTAGCCTGTCCGCCTTAGATTTCTCATCCTGACCACCTGTGTCGGTTTACAGTACGGGCAGTCATATATTAACGTTAGAAGCTTTTCTTGGCAGCGTGGGATTTGCGCATTCATCTTACGACTGTATATCATACCTCAGATTTAACTTAATGGATTTACCTACTAAGTCACCCTACATACTTCTACGGACACTTCCGTTCGTCCGCGCGCATACCCTTCTGCGTCCCTCCATCACAATACATGACTGGCACAGAAATATTAATCTGTTTTCCATTCGCCTACGCATTATAGCCTGGGCTTAGGTCCCGGCTTACTCAGGGAAGACAAGCTTTACCCTGAAAACCTTGGTCTTCCGGCGAGGAGGATTCTCGCCCCCTTTCTCGCTACTTATTCCTGCATTCTCACTTCTGATACCTCCAAAGTCGGTTACCCTTCTTCTTCAACGGCCTACAGAACGCTCTCCTACCAATCCAAAAGGATTCCACAGCTTCGGTTTATAACTTAGCCCCGTTACATTGTCGGCGCAGAGACTCTCGACTAGTGAGCTATTACGCACTCTTTAAAGGTATGGCTGCTTCTAAGCCAACCTCCTAGTTGTTTGTGAATCTCCACCTCCTTTCCCACTTAGTTATAATTAGGGACCTTAGCTGGTGGTCTGGGTTGTTTCCCTTTTGACAATGGAAGTTAACTCCCATAGTCTCACTCCTGAGCTATAAATTATGGTATTCGGAGTTTGATTGATTTCAGTAAGCAATATGCCCCCTAGATCATTCAGTGCTCTACCCCCATAATTGAACACTCAAGGCTGCACCTAGATGCATTTCGGAGAGAACGAGCTATCTCCTGGTTCGATTGGCTTTTCACCCCTAAACCTACCTCATCCCCCAACTTTTCAACGGCGGTGGGTTAGGACCTCCACTGTGTCTTACCACAGCTTCATCCTGGACAGGTTTAGATCACCAGGTTTCGCGTCTACGCCAAACGACTAATTCGCCCTATTAAGACTTGGTTTCCCTTCGGCTCCGTTATACTTAACCTCGCCGTTTAACGTAACTCGCAGGATCATTCTCCAAAAGGCACGCCATCACCCAAATGGGCTCTGACCGCTTGTAAGCACACAATTTCAGGTTCTATTTCACTCCCCTCCAGGGGTTCTTTTCACCTTTCCCTCACGGTACTATGCGCTATCGGTTAGTAAGAGTATTTAGCCTTATGAGATTTGGTCCTCACTGATTCACACAGAATTCCTCGTGTTCCATGTTACTTGGGAGCAAAGTTATATGTGTAAGGATTTACTTATACAGGACTTTCACCTTCTGCGGTTCATCTTTCCAGACAATTCTAATTCATCAATACACTATATTGAATATCTTACAGTTCTTCACTACTTTGTCCCTCTACCCCTTAAATACAACGGCTGTATCCTTGACATATTTAAGGTTTAGGCTTGACCCAGTTCGCTCGCCGCTACTTTGGGTATCGTTTTTACTTTCTTTTCCTCGCGTTACTTAGATGTTTCAGTTCACGCGGTTCCCTCTTTCGTATTAAGACTCCATCTTAATAGATTGCTCCATTCGGAAATCCTAGACTCTTACGTTCGATTGCAACTTATCTAGGCTTATCGCAGCTTACCACGTCCTTCATCGGCTCTTACTACCTAGGCATCCTTTGTGTGCCCTTAATTATTTTAACCTATTTTTTGACAGCTAACTCTAAAGAAATTGTTTAGAGTTAATTTTTTTCTTGTTTGTTCTACTATATAGTTTCCAATGTTCAGAAGTAATGTAAGAACATTACCAATAGAATAGAGAAAGACACATTCTCCTTAGAAAGGAGGTGATCCATCCGCACGTTCCCGTACGGATACCTTGTTACGACTTCACCCCAATCGCTAATCACACCCTCGGAACATCCCTCCTTACGGTTAGGCCTGCTACTTCAGGTGCAACCAACTCTCGTGGTGTGACGGGCGGTGTGTACAAGACCCGAGAACGTATTCACCGCGACATTGCTGATTCGCGATTACTAGCGATTCCAACTTCATGTACTCGAGTTGCAGAGTACAATCCGAACTAAGAATAGTTTTCTGAGATTAGCTCCACCTCACGGCTTTGCAACTCTCTGTTCTACCCATTGTAGCACGTGTGTAGCCCAGCGTATAAGGGGCATGATGACTTGACGTCATCCCCACCTTCCTCCTACTCATCGTAG is a genomic window of Fusobacterium nucleatum containing:
- a CDS encoding inorganic diphosphatase, producing the protein MLKDIEKYRFYLNKEVLVKVDRKLGEKHPNFDFIYPVNYGYIPNTLSEDGEEIDAYILGVFYPIEEFQGVCKAIICRFDDNENKLIVAPKDRNYTIEQMEALLEFQERFFKHKIIIE
- a CDS encoding FAD-dependent oxidoreductase, translated to MKKLYDLSLIERNDVAENTIELTFTKPSDYDFKIGQYTFLDVANKRENKITRALSIASHPDEDILRFVMRISDSDFKTRCLEMKKGDNATITQATGNFGFKFSDKEIVFLISGIGIAPIIPMLMELEKINYQGKVSLFYSNRTLAKTTYHERLQNFNIKNYNYNPVFTGIQPRINIDLLKEKLNDIYNSNYYIIGTSDFIKTMKTLLEENHIDKKNYLVDNFG
- a CDS encoding glutaredoxin yields the protein MIKVYGKENCSKCISLKGILIDRNIEFEYIEDMKTLMIVASKARIMSAPVIEYNDNVYTMEAFLKVI